The sequence TTTTCCTTGAAAATTTTTATATTGGTTCTTTTAACCAAAACCCAGACTGCCAGTGACAATACTCTTTGTGCTCCTAAGTATTTTATTATTAGTACTACTAATCGTATGGGCCAAGCTCAACCCCTTTATAGCTTTTTTGATCACTTCTATCGTAGCAGGGTTGCTTTTGGGCATTCCACCAGAGCAAGTAGCGGTGTCCGTACAGCAAGGGATGGGGAGCCTCCTGGGAGATTTGGTGATTATCATTACGATGGGTGCGATGTTGGGAAAGCTCGTGGCTGAAAGCGGTGCCGCACAGCGGATCGCCGATTTTCTTATGCGGGTTTTTGGAAAGAAATATATCCACTGGGCCATGATGGTGACTGGCTTGGTGGTCGGAATTCCGTTGTTTTATAACGTTGGTTTTGTATTGCTGGTGCCTCTGGTATTTACCGTGGCTCATCAGTACAAGCTATCTGCCGTGTATGTGGGGATTCCCTTGCTGGCGGCTTTGTCCGTGACCCACGGATTTTTGCCTCCTCATCCCTCTCCAGCGGCACTGGTGGCACAGTTTGATGCCAATATGGGCGTGACGCTGCTTTATGGAATGATGGTCGCCATACCTACGATCTTGGTTGCAGGTCCTTTTTTTGCGCGGTTCCTCAAGCATATTCCGGCCAGTCCACTGAAAAGTTTCCGTGCCAGCAGCAAGCCTGAGGAGGAATTGCCAGGAACCATCAATAGTTTCTTGTCTGCGCTGCTTCCCGTGGTGCTACTGGTGGGGACACCGGTACTGTTAATGCAGACAGATGAACAGAGCGCATTATATGGTTATGTGAAATTTATAGCAGATCCAGGGATGGTGATGCTTTTCTCCCTCTTGGTGGCTACATTTACCTTAGGGCTTCACCAAGGCATGAAGATGGATCACTTAATGGATATTTATGTGGATTCGGTGAAGGACGTGGCCATGATCATCCTGATCGTGGCAGGTGCGGGGGCTTTAAAGCAAGTACTGTTGGATAGTGGGGTGAGTCAAGTGATTGCGGATGGATTGGAAGGGTGGAACGTACATCCGCTGGTGTTGGCTTGGACAATTACGGCTGTCATTAGGGTTTGCGTGGGGTCTGCCACCGTAGCAGGACTGACCACAGCCGGGATTATTGCGCCTTTGATAGAAGGTTCGGGCGTGGATCCCAATTTGGTGGTTTTGGCCATTGGAGCGGGGAGCTTGATGTTTTCCCACTTTAATGATGCCGGTTTTTGGATGTATAAGGAGTTTTTCAATGTCAGCATTAAGGATACCATCAGGTCATGGTCTGTGATGGAGACCATCGTGGCAGTAGTGGGGTTGGCAGGGGTAATGGTGCTGGACTGGGTCGTGGGATAGCGGCTCCCTTCGGCATTGCTGAGGAAAGGTCTTCCAAATTGCAAAGGGATTAAAGGGCGGATGGGGCGGTATCTCCGCTAACCATAAAATATTTCAACGATTTAACGATCAAATAAAAAAGCATGTCAGCAGAAGAAAATTTCAAGAAATTAGGATTGACCCTACCACCAGCTCCAGCGCCAAAGGGAGTGTACAAGCCTTGTCTTATCGACGGGAAATACTTGTACCTATCGGGACATGGCACCGTGCAGGATGATGGTTCATTGATCATGGGAAGGATTGGAGATGCCCTCGATGATGAAGCAGGGAAATTGGCGGCCCGTCAGGTTGGTTTGGCCATGCTGGCTACGATCAGGGCCAATTTGGGCAGCCTCAACAAAGTCAAAAGAGTCATTAAAATCCTTGGTATGGTCAATTGCGTCCCCGATTTTGAACGACATCCCTATATCATTAACGGCTGTAGTGAACTTTTCGCTGAGGTGTGGGGGATAGAGAATGGCGTGGGCGTACGCAGTGCAGTAGGGTTCGGTTCACTGCCAGATAATATCCCTGTTGAGGTGGAAGCGATGTTTGAATTGCATTAATGTAAAAAAGAAAGATAAATGGATTGGTACGAGATTAAGGAAGTGGAGGCCATTGATTCCCCAGCGCTTGCGGTTTATCCCAAGCGTGTAAAGTCAAATATTGGAAAGCTAAAGTCCATGGTGAAAGAGGTGTCCCGGCTGCAGCCGCACATCAAGACCGTAAAATGCATGGAAGTGGTGAAAATGCTGATGGATGCTGGGATTGATAAATTTAAGTGTGCTACCATCGCCGAAGCGGAAATGCTGGGGATGGCAGGTGCAAAGGAGGTATTGATCGCCTACCCTATGGTGGGGCCTAAAGTGGACAGGATGATCAAGCTCATGCTGGTGTACCAGGATACGGAATTTTCATGCTTGGTGGACTGTCCAGAGCAGGCCCGGCACCTTTCGGCCCACACCTATCAAGCGGATGTTTACCTCAGGGTGTTTTTGGACCTGAATGTAGGCACTGACAGAACAGGTGTAAGACCCTTGGAAGAAGCCATGGATCTGTATGATTATTGCAAAGAGACCAGCCACTTGATTACGATGGGGCTGCACATTTATGATGGCCATATCAGGCATAAGGATTTGGCGTTAAGAAAAGAAGCGTGCGACACTGCGTTTGCGCCAGTGGAGGCATTGGCGGAACAATTGAAGAAAAAGTATGATGGGGGATTAAAGGTAATTGCCGGTGGTTCGCCCACCTTTCCGATTCACGCCCAGCGACCCGGAGTGACTTGCAGTCCCGGTACATTTGCCTATTGGGACAAGGGCTACCAAGAAGGATTGTCTGAGCAGTCCTTCGAATTTGCAGCCGTACTGATGGGAAGGGTGATCTCCAGGCCCGGAGAGAAATTGATTTGCTTGGATCTAGGGTATAAGTCCGTCGCCTCCGAAGGGGCGTTGGATAGGCGCGTATGGTTTCCCGACCATCCCATCTGGAATCCTGTGGGACACAGTGAGGAGCATTTGGTGGTAGAGGTACCTAAGGATGATAGACCTCCCGTTGGAGAAGTGGTGTATGCAATCCCCTACCATATTTGTCCTACAGTGGCCATGTATGATCGCGTGCTGACGGTAGATAACCATAAACTTTCTGGTGAGTGGAAAACCTTGGCAAGGAAGAGAAGGATTAATATTTAGTAAATGAGCAAAAAGTGCTCTGAATGGTGAGGTAAATGTAAAACGAAATCTGTAGGACCCTTTCTTCCAAGTAAAACCCAATAATTAATTCCGTCAACTGCGACCAAGGAAGTGCCAGAAGTAGCGTTTTGCCTCCGTGTAGATGGATACTGCCAACGCCGTTTGATGAGTGTTTTGTTTTAAGCTATTGTCTTCTCACCATAATACAATTAAACTTTCAAAACCTAAAAATATGTTTACAATCGACGCCCATTTGGACCTCAGCATGAATGCACTGGAGTGGAACAGAGACCTGACTCAACCTGTTACAGGAATCAATGCCAGGGAAAAGGGCATGACAGACAAACCGGATCGAGGAAAGGCCACCGTTTCATTGCCGGCTCTTCGGGCGGGAAATATTGGACTGGTGGTGGCGACGCAGATTGCCCGGTATGTGGCTCCTGACAATTCCTTGCCCGGCTGGCATTCCCCAGCGCAGGCTTGGGCGCAAACACAAGGGCAGCTGGCTTGGTACAAGGCGATGGAAGACGCGGGTGAGATGGTTCAGATTACGGATTTGGACAGTTTGGAAAAACATTTGGATGACTGGCATTGGGGAGGGGATAAGTTGCCCATTGGATATATTCTTTCCTTGGAAGGAGCGGATTCCATGGTGGATTTGGGCTATCTGGAAAAGGCGTACGCATATGGGTTAAGGGCACTGGGGCCTGCGCATTATGGCCCAGGGAGGTATGCCCAAGGGACCGATGCAACAGGCTTTATGGGAAGAAGGGGGCAAGACTTGCTGAAGGAAATGGAGCGGCTGAACATAATTTTGGATGCCACCCATTTGTGTGACGATAGCTTTTGGGAAGCGATGGATCATTTTGAAGGGGCAGTTTGGGCCAGCCATAACAATTGCCGGGCCTTGGTGGACCATAACCGCCAGTTTAGTGACGAGCAGCTAAAGGAATTGATTGCCCGTGATGCAGTGATTGGTGGCGCGCTGGATGCTTGGATGATGGTACCGGGGTGGGTGAGAGGTGAGTCTACTCCAGAAGGTATGGGCTGTAATTTGGAAAAAATGATTGATCACCTGGACCATATCTGCCAGTTGGCCGGAAATGCAGATCATATCGGTATCGGGTCAGATTTGGACGGGGCTTTTGGCAAGGAGCAATGCCCGTATGATTTGGAAACCATTGCTGATTTGACCAGTGTCCCCGATTTATTGCGGAAGAGAGGATATAAGGAAAGCGAGGTGGAAAAGGTCATGCATGGGAATTGGCTGAGGTTTTTGCGAAATGTCTGGGGGTGATGCAGGTAATGGCAGTATAGGCGTTTGGTATTTTTTATTTCCTGTTTTGAAGGGTAAATGCCTGATGGTCAATCCGGAAATTCATGTTTAATTTTTTTAATGAAATTGTTTTAAGTGATAAAAAATCAGTACTTTTGCAGTCCGTTCGGTTGGACGGTTCCCTGTGATGAAATACGTCGCTGGGGATATCGATAACTAAAAACCTCAGCCTGAAGGTACTAGGGCTGTTGAAAGTCAGTGCCACTTTACTAATATGTCTAATAACGAAGATTTTAACTGGGACAAGTTCGAAACTAAAGGTTTTGGCGAAGGCTACACTTCTGCGGAGCGAGCAGAAATGGAAAAGCTGTATGACGAAACGTTGACCGAAATCAGTGAGAAGGAAGTCATCAAAGGTACTGTAGTAGGTATCAATGATAAGGATGTGATCATCAATATCGGGTTCAAGTCTGACGGTCTAGTGCCAAGAACTGAGTTCCGTGACCTTCCAGACCTGAAAATCGGTGATGAGGTAGAACTTTTCATTGAAGAGCAAGAAAATGCTTTGGGTCAATTGGTGCTTTCCAGAAAGAAAGCCAAAATGGTACGTGCATGGCAGGACATCGAAGATGCGCTTGAGTACGACAATGTGATCGAAGGTCTTGTGAAGAGAAGAACCAAAGGTGGTCTGATCGTAGATATCTACGGTGTGGAGGCTTTCTTGCCAGGTTCTCAGATTGACGTGAAGCCTATCCGTGACTTTGATGTCTATGTAGGCAAGAAAATGGAAGTGAAAGTGGTTAAGATCAACCACGCTAACGATAACGTAGTAGTTTCTCACAAAGTATTGATCGAGAAAGATCTGGAGAAGCAAAAAGCAGAGATCCTGAACAACCTGGAAAAAGGTCAGGTATTGGAAGGTGTGATCAAGAACATGACCAATTTCGGTGTATTCATCGACCTTGGTGGTGTGGATGGTCTACTTCACATTACAGACATTTCTTGGGGACGTATCAATCATCCAGAAGAAGTGCTTAACCTTGACGACAAAGTTCAGGTAGTAGTGCTTGATTTTGATGATGATAAGAAGCGTATCTCTTTGGGTATGAAGCAGCTTACTGCTCATCCTTGGGACTCTCTTTCTGCTGAGCTTGAAGTAGGTTCTAAAGTGAAAGGTAAGATTGTAAACGTAGCGGACTACGGTGCATTCCTTGAGCTTGCTCCTGGTGTAGAAGGGCTTATCCACGTATCTGAAATGTCTTGGTCTCAGCACCTGAGAAATCCTGCGGACTTCGTGAAAGTAGGAGATGAGATCGAAGCGGTAGTCTTGACATTGGATAAAGAAGAGCGTAAGATGTCGCTTGGTATCAAACAACTTACTGAAGATCCATGGACTAAGCAGGACATGGTGACGAAGTATGCTGTGGGTACGAAGCACCAAGGTGTCGTGAGAAACTTGACCAACTTTGGATTGTTCCTAGAGCTTGAAGAAGGTATCGACGGTCTGGTTCACGTTTCTGATCTTTCTTGGACCAAGAAAATCAAGCACCCTTCTGAGTACGTGAAGGTAAACGACGAATTGGAAGTTGTCGTGTTGGAGCTTGATGTGGACAACAGAAGATTGGCCCTAGGCCATAAGCAGCTTGAAGAGAATCCTTGGGATACTTTTGAAGGTGTCTTCCCAGTAGGTTCTTCTCATAAGTGTACTGTCGTTTCCAAAAACGATAAAGGTGCTGTCCTTGAGCTTCCTTACGGGCTTGAAGGATTCGCTACCATCAAGAACCTTGAAAAAGAAGACGGTTCGCAGGTAGAAGTAGGTGACGCGGTTGATTTCGTGGTAACTGAATTCTCTAAAGATGACAAGCGAATTGTACTTTCTCACACGGCTACCTTCAGAGAAGATGCGATGCCTTCTAAGCAGCCAGCT comes from Echinicola vietnamensis DSM 17526 and encodes:
- a CDS encoding RidA family protein, encoding MSAEENFKKLGLTLPPAPAPKGVYKPCLIDGKYLYLSGHGTVQDDGSLIMGRIGDALDDEAGKLAARQVGLAMLATIRANLGSLNKVKRVIKILGMVNCVPDFERHPYIINGCSELFAEVWGIENGVGVRSAVGFGSLPDNIPVEVEAMFELH
- the rpsA gene encoding 30S ribosomal protein S1 encodes the protein MSNNEDFNWDKFETKGFGEGYTSAERAEMEKLYDETLTEISEKEVIKGTVVGINDKDVIINIGFKSDGLVPRTEFRDLPDLKIGDEVELFIEEQENALGQLVLSRKKAKMVRAWQDIEDALEYDNVIEGLVKRRTKGGLIVDIYGVEAFLPGSQIDVKPIRDFDVYVGKKMEVKVVKINHANDNVVVSHKVLIEKDLEKQKAEILNNLEKGQVLEGVIKNMTNFGVFIDLGGVDGLLHITDISWGRINHPEEVLNLDDKVQVVVLDFDDDKKRISLGMKQLTAHPWDSLSAELEVGSKVKGKIVNVADYGAFLELAPGVEGLIHVSEMSWSQHLRNPADFVKVGDEIEAVVLTLDKEERKMSLGIKQLTEDPWTKQDMVTKYAVGTKHQGVVRNLTNFGLFLELEEGIDGLVHVSDLSWTKKIKHPSEYVKVNDELEVVVLELDVDNRRLALGHKQLEENPWDTFEGVFPVGSSHKCTVVSKNDKGAVLELPYGLEGFATIKNLEKEDGSQVEVGDAVDFVVTEFSKDDKRIVLSHTATFREDAMPSKQPAKKAPSTAKKKPAGGDPQEKSTLGDLDALSALKEKMEGGDKK
- a CDS encoding gluconate:H+ symporter, translated to MTILFVLLSILLLVLLIVWAKLNPFIAFLITSIVAGLLLGIPPEQVAVSVQQGMGSLLGDLVIIITMGAMLGKLVAESGAAQRIADFLMRVFGKKYIHWAMMVTGLVVGIPLFYNVGFVLLVPLVFTVAHQYKLSAVYVGIPLLAALSVTHGFLPPHPSPAALVAQFDANMGVTLLYGMMVAIPTILVAGPFFARFLKHIPASPLKSFRASSKPEEELPGTINSFLSALLPVVLLVGTPVLLMQTDEQSALYGYVKFIADPGMVMLFSLLVATFTLGLHQGMKMDHLMDIYVDSVKDVAMIILIVAGAGALKQVLLDSGVSQVIADGLEGWNVHPLVLAWTITAVIRVCVGSATVAGLTTAGIIAPLIEGSGVDPNLVVLAIGAGSLMFSHFNDAGFWMYKEFFNVSIKDTIRSWSVMETIVAVVGLAGVMVLDWVVG
- a CDS encoding dipeptidase, coding for MFTIDAHLDLSMNALEWNRDLTQPVTGINAREKGMTDKPDRGKATVSLPALRAGNIGLVVATQIARYVAPDNSLPGWHSPAQAWAQTQGQLAWYKAMEDAGEMVQITDLDSLEKHLDDWHWGGDKLPIGYILSLEGADSMVDLGYLEKAYAYGLRALGPAHYGPGRYAQGTDATGFMGRRGQDLLKEMERLNIILDATHLCDDSFWEAMDHFEGAVWASHNNCRALVDHNRQFSDEQLKELIARDAVIGGALDAWMMVPGWVRGESTPEGMGCNLEKMIDHLDHICQLAGNADHIGIGSDLDGAFGKEQCPYDLETIADLTSVPDLLRKRGYKESEVEKVMHGNWLRFLRNVWG
- a CDS encoding D-TA family PLP-dependent enzyme; translated protein: MDWYEIKEVEAIDSPALAVYPKRVKSNIGKLKSMVKEVSRLQPHIKTVKCMEVVKMLMDAGIDKFKCATIAEAEMLGMAGAKEVLIAYPMVGPKVDRMIKLMLVYQDTEFSCLVDCPEQARHLSAHTYQADVYLRVFLDLNVGTDRTGVRPLEEAMDLYDYCKETSHLITMGLHIYDGHIRHKDLALRKEACDTAFAPVEALAEQLKKKYDGGLKVIAGGSPTFPIHAQRPGVTCSPGTFAYWDKGYQEGLSEQSFEFAAVLMGRVISRPGEKLICLDLGYKSVASEGALDRRVWFPDHPIWNPVGHSEEHLVVEVPKDDRPPVGEVVYAIPYHICPTVAMYDRVLTVDNHKLSGEWKTLARKRRINI